Proteins from a genomic interval of Trichoderma breve strain T069 chromosome 2, whole genome shotgun sequence:
- a CDS encoding WD domain, g-beta repeat domain-containing protein gives MADFGEYPPNMAPQDALVVRQQAEPDHEVVPYTAEDLARAKAGPAYPYKQGTHTLKRKNVLTGTAEEMFVSEHSFRAKHRAFEAKNGPSKMRPSREKKGDASVAQGVGEYVGPWAKFKTQQYEEVEVADDDDEYEYEEVEEEEEVVESGTVVQAPSGALARRKEVEDLGEETTTFHGSEEFDYQGRTYMHVPQDLDVDLRKEVGSVTNFIPKKQIHSWKDHSGAVTALRFIPRSGHLLLSAGADTTVKIRDVYHDKELLRTYSGHTKSLSDICFNDSGAQFLSASYDRMIKLWDTEKGICINKFTTGKTPHVIKFNPDPEHSNEFLAGMSDKKIVQFDIRTPNQVVQEYDHHLAAINTITFVDNNRRFMTTSDDKSLRAWDYNIPVPIKYIAEPDMYPMTRAALHPSGKYVAYQSSDNQILVYGANDKFRQNRKKSYRGHNNAGLAIDLDCSPDGQFLASGDQAGFVCFWDWKTCKMYHKLKAGNQAITCVQWHPQETSKVVTAGLDGDIRYWD, from the coding sequence ATGGCCGACTTTGGGGAATATCCGCCTAATATGGCGCCGCAGGATGCGCTCGTGGTGCGACAGCAGGCGGAGCCAGACCACGAGGTTGTTCCCTATACAGCTGAAGATCTAGCACGGGCAAAGGCTGGCCCTGCCTATCCGTACAAGCAAGGAACACACACTCTCAAGCGCAAGAATGTCTTGACCGGCACTGCTGAAGAGATGTTTGTGAGCGAACATTCATTCAGAGCCAAGCACAGAGCTTTCGAGGCCAAGAACGGCCCATCGAAGATGCGACCCAGCcgagaaaagaagggagacGCAAGTGTGGCCCAAGGAGTTGGCGAGTATGTTGGTCCCTGGGCTAAATTCAAAACGCAACAATACGAGGAGGTCGAAgtggccgacgacgacgacgagtacgagtacgaagaggtggaagaggaggaagaggttgtcGAGAGCGGGACGGTTGTGCAAGCACCTTCGGGTGCTCTCGCGCGGCGCAAAGAAGTGGAGGATTTGGGAGAGGAAACTACCACCTTCCATGGCTCCGAAGAATTCGACTACCAAGGCCGAACATATATGCATGTTCCTCAGGATCTGGATGTGGATCTGCGCAAAGAGGTTGGAAGCGTTACAAACTTCATtccaaaaaagcaaatccaCAGCTGGAAGGACCATTCCGGAGCTGTTACAGCGCTACGCTTCATCCCGAGATCAGGACACTTGCTTCTATCAGCCGGTGCAGACACGACAGTCAAGATTCGCGATGTCTATCACGACAAGGAACTGCTACGGACGTATTCTGGCCACACCAAGTCATTGTCTGATATTTGTTTCAACGATTCGGGAGCTCAGTTCCTGTCTGCATCGTACGACCGCATGATTAAACTTTGGGATACGGAGAAGGGTATCTGCATCAACAAGTTCACGACTGGCAAAACTCCTCACGTTATCAAATTCAACCCCGATCCTGAGCACTCAAACGAATTCCTGGCCGGTATGTcggacaagaagattgtccAGTTTGATATACGAACGCCGAACCAGGTAGTTCAGGAGTACGACCATCACTTGGCTGCCATCAACACTATTACTTTTGTCGACAACAATCGCCGTTTCATGACGACGTCTGATGACAAGTCACTCCGCGCATGGGATTACAATATCCCTGTGCCCATTAAGTACATTGCCGAGCCCGACATGTATCCTATGACGAGGGCTGCACTTCACCCCTCTGGCAAGTACGTCGCATACCAAAGCTCAGACAACCAGATCCTCGTCTACGGGGCCAACGACAAGTTCCGCCAGaacaggaagaagagttACAGAGGTCACAACAATGCTGGTCTGGCAATTGATTTGGACTGCAGTCCTGACGGCCAGTTCCTTGCTTCCGGTGACCAGGCCGGCTTCGTATGCTTCTGGGACTGGAAGACATGCAAGATGTACCACAAGCTAAAGGCAGGTAATCAAGCCATTACTTGTGTGCAGTGGCACCCGCAGGAGACGAGTAAGGTTGTTACGGCCGGTTTGGATGGAGACATCAGATACTGGGATTAA
- a CDS encoding BTB/POZ domain-containing protein encodes MMRSQLNTYYNDLCKQMLSAQHRGEFCDLDIVCNGHTIPVHKVIICLQSPVIKAACTGSFAESCGRYEIKDCSYETVQGMVDYLYTGNYDTYTKELPKGQSEKPGEIVPGQRDVLCELVQHVKMFGLADKYLIDGLLELSRNKFKKTVRDERDTCAFSQFVAEVYDLQCESSKELRDIVVESFRERVAVTPLKPNVQEAVDGLIDEIPEFAGDLARSYLRRPILGHCTTCGTHKLVSISTLQCRCEECGKGGATPLGSWYEGKSY; translated from the exons ATGATGCGGTCGCAGCTAAACACATATTATAATGACCTGTGCAAGCAAATGTTGAG CGCCCAACATCGTGGAGAGTTTTGTGATCTTGACATTGTATGCAACGGCCATACAATACCGGTCCACAAAgtcatcatctgcttgcAATCTCCAGTCATCAAAGCAGCATGTACTGGTTCGTTTGCG GAGTCCTGTGGGAGATACGAAATCAAAGACTGCTCTTATGAAACCGTCCAAGGAATGGTAGACTATCTATACACGGGCAATTATGACACTTACACCAAAGAATTACCCAAAGGGCAATCCGAGAAGCCGGGGGAGATTGTACCGGGGCAGCGCGATGTGCTTTGCGAATTAGTCCAGCACGTGAAAATGTTTGGCCTCGCAGACAAGTATCTCATCGACGGGCTTCTTGAGTTATCAAGGAATAAATTCAAGAAGACAGTCAGGGATGAGCGGGACACGTGCGCATTTTCCCAGTTCGTGGCCGAGGTGTATGACTTACAATGCGAGTCAAGCAAAGAACTGCGTGATATCGTGGTTGAGTCTTTCAGAGAGAGAGTCGCGGTGACTCCGCTGAAACCCAACGTCCAGGAGGCTGTGGATGGTTTAATAGACGAGATTCCCGAATTCGCGGGCGATTTGGCCAGGTCATATCTGCGACGGCCAATACTGGGACACTGCACCACTTGTGGGACTCACAAGTTGGTTTCAATATCGACGCTGCAGTGCAGGTGTGAGGAATGTGGAAAAGGCGGCGCGACGCCTTTGGGATCTTGGTACGAAGGAAAATCATACTGA
- a CDS encoding SET domain-containing protein, with product MASRLPLRRDEWAISNSIPLTVDRYPATAENYKTRHKSLSVDLSWLLDGRRDAAECEVAEEEESTSSISDTKSDILSSGDATCEFSDTMSETPEMEPNDTCEIPVDTDNTDVDLEIPKAIKAALIPPAIIKTSPEPMYGNEYFEIAKSSVAGWGAFATRDLTKGGVILREIPLFVAETDKVFHEFYKLDESAKKVALSLHSHRLIKGGTPQILAVWQTNCFAVAHRVSGLFPIAARFNHACDPINNVEYEFDHDNGVLTMMVREDVAAGTELKISYGKNLSPQDFNGFVRSLRGDMGNKFYIILRPGTYLSDVVQETHGGGDKIHLPWAYDIEDVQRLVDYLYTGDYKTTPSDSSEKQDKASELIAHGNLLGLAGEYNIHGLNYLAQEKVRAAIQDEPETSALIECIPKVYESVMNPDSMIFNLMIESIRERIGRTPPDRNTRSSLDSAMQEVPDFARGLAMSFVTQ from the exons ATGGCTTCCCGTTTGCCTCTGCGCCGAGATGAATGGGCCATCTCAAACAGTATACCATTAACTGTCGACAGATATCCAGCAACGGCAGAGAACTACAAGACAAGGCACAAAAGTTTATCAGTTGATCTCTCATGGCTACTCGATGGTCGGAGAGATGCTGCCGAATGTGAAGtcgctgaggaagaggagagcaCGAG TTCCATTTCAGATACAAAGAGTGATATATTGAGCTCAGGTGATGCGACTTGCGAATTCTCGGATACCATGAGCGAGACGCCTGAAATGGAACCGAACGACACTTGCGAAATTCCAGTGGACACCGATAACACAGATGTCGATTTGGAGATACCCAAGGCCATCAAAGCAGCTTTAATCCCCCCGGCCATAATCAAGACATCACCAGAGCCAATGTATGGCAACGAATACTTCGAAATCGCCAAGTCTAGTGTTGCTGGATGGGGAGCTTTCGCAACGCGGGATCTGACAAAGGGAGGTGTCATACTGAGAGAGATCCCGTTATTTGTGGCCGAAACAGACAAAGTCTTTCACGAATTCTACAAACTTGACGAGAGTGCTAAGAAAGTCGCGCTGAGCCTCCATTCGCATCGTCTCATAAAAGGGGGTACGCCTCAGATCCTCGCAGTGTGGCAGACCAATTG TTTTGCTGTTGCTCACCGTGTGTCCGGCTTGTTCCCCATAGCTGCTCGCTTCAACCACGCGTGCGATCCCATCAATAATGTGGAATACGAGTTTGACCATGATAACGGCGTTCTTACGATGATGGTGCGAGaagatgttgctgctggaacaGAGCTCAAGATTTCATATGGGAAGAATCTGAGCCCGCAGGACTT CAATGGCTTCGTGCGATCGTTGCGAGGCGATATGGGAAAT AAGTTCTATATCATATTGCGACCTGGAACTT ATTTATCAGATGTCGTTCAAGAAACGCATGGTGGG GGGGATAAAATACATCTACCATGGGCATATGATATTGAAGACGTTCAACGGCTGGTCGATTATCTATATACTGGCGACTATAAAACAACACCCTCTGACTCGTCTGAGAAGCAGGACAAGGCTTCTGAGCTGATTGCTCATGGTAACTTGCTGGGGCTGGCAGGCGAATACAACATTCATGGGCTCAACTATCTGGCACAGGAAAAAGTCAGGGCAGCCATTCAAGATGAGCCGGAGACAAGCGCCCTGATCGAATGCATACCCAAGGTTTATGAATCGGTAATGAACCCGGACAGCATGATTTTCAATCTCATGATTGAGTCCataagagagagaattggGCGGACTCCGCCTGACCGTAACACTCGCAGCAGTTTGGACTCTGCAATGCAAGAGGTTCCGGACTTTGCGAGAGGCCTTGCCATGTCTTTTGTGACGCAGTAG
- a CDS encoding poly(ADP-ribose) polymerase catalytic domain-containing protein, with protein sequence MALTLNLIDNHLPPSVLTWSQDTSKDLNEQTFHFQFPNFTFQLCLSIDHKTFLSSRILDTNSLIPRRILDPLRQHVRSIFLTLYNEDDDSSRIREEHLQIAILQALEHLSEYPEEPEHQATNPNPKSTTTPTKGWSASEISSWDDIISNPFGLDVSTVRDTASFLLGMTPEQIAQQIPSAWRIIHFENIMREDLLKRFRRYQDHLRAFLPEQPSLRKKLPPHSSLDGRYRTTLSIDTVVEDMIKPRLTFHGTSLRSVRSIIRNGFLLPGKVADGKRIESPRSGIAFNRGIYSSQSAAYAMSYASGQREQTPLGMLPSMRLFVCATVMGRTYCSKSYNKISKADKSLGSVHGPLVSGFDSHFDGGYEYIIHEERAMLPCFVIHLDLGSEEALKSIKAAQLNPASIQETPTTSRASRLHQEYDDSPGDRKRKQHALKAAAMKWFPYGFGTATGTSFVIEDIGATSDDSETYGDWQEDKHAYEPSDEQSVGWGNRSSGWDEEEGYLQKGLFLDEYQKDREMRVERGNKAERRVDL encoded by the coding sequence ATGGCTCTCACGCTCAATCTCATCGACAATCATCTCCCTCCATCAGTACTCACCTGGTCTCAGGACACATCCAAAGACTTAAACGAACAAACTTTCCATTTCCAGTTCCCCAATTTCACATTTCAGCTCTGTCTCTCTATAGACCATAAAACCTTCCTATCAAGCCGAATCCTCGATACCAACAGCTTAATACCACGCCGCATCCTCGATCCTCTCCGGCAACACGTCCGCTCAATCTTCCTCACCCTCTAcaacgaagatgacgatTCATCGCGTATTAGAGAAGAACATCTTCAAATCGCCATTCTCCAGGCCCTAGAACATCTATCGGAATATCCTGAAGAACCAGAACACCAAGCCACAAATCCCAACCCCAAATCAACCACCACTCCCACCAAAGGCTGGTCCGCCTCTGAAATCTCCAGCTGGgacgacatcatctccaacccCTTCGGCCTCGACGTCTCGACCGTTCGCGACACCGCCTCGTTCCTCTTAGGCATGACCCCCGAGCAAATCGCGCAGCAAATCCCTTCGGCATGGAGAATCATTCACTTCGAGAACATCATGCGAGAAGACCTCCTCAAGCGCTTCCGACGATACCAAGACCACCTCCGCGCATTCCTCCCAGAACAACCCAGTCTGCGAAAGAAACTCCCTCCGCATTCTTCCCTAGACGGGCGCTACCGCACCACTCTCTCCATCGACACTGTTGTGGAAGACATGATCAAGCCGAGGCTCACATTCCACGGCACAAGCCTCCGCTCCGTCCGCTCCATCATCCGCAAcggcttcctcctccccgGCAAAGTCGCCGACGGTAAACGCATAGAATCGCCTCGCTCGGGCATAGCATTCAACCGCGGCATCTATTCCTCCCAGTCTGCCGCGTACGCAATGTCCTACGCCAGCGGCCAGCGAGAACAGACGCCCTTGGGAATGCTTCCCAGCATGCGATTATTCGTCTGTGCGACCGTCATGGGCCGGACGTATTGTTCTAAATCGTATAATAAGATCTCCAAAGCGGACAAGTCGCTGGGTTCTGTTCATGGTCCCCTTGTTAGCGGCTTCGATTCACACTTTGACGGCGGATATGAATATATCATCCACGAAGAGAGAGCAATGCTGCCTTGCTTCGTGATTCACCTTGACCTAGGCTCGGAAGAAGCTCTAAAGTCAATTAAAGCAGCACAGCTTAACCCGGCATCAATCCAAGAGACGCCCACGACATCGAGGGCATCACGCCTCCACCAAGAGTACGACGACTCGCCTGGAGATCGCAAGCGTAAGCAACACGCCCTCAAAGCTGCTGCCATGAAATGGTTCCCTTATGGCTTTGGCACCGCCACGGGGACGAGCTTTGTCATTGAGGATATCGGGGCAACGTCAGATGACAGTGAGACTTATGGCGATTGGCAAGAAGATAAACATGCGTATGAGCCAAGTGATGAGCAATCCGTCGGTTGGGGTAACCGGTCCTCTGgatgggatgaagaggaaggatATCTGCAAAAGGGATTGTTCCTCGATGAATACCAGAAAGACCGCGAGATGAGAGTCGAGAGAGGTAACAAAGCTGAACGAAGAGTAGACCTATAG
- a CDS encoding arginase family domain-containing protein, whose protein sequence is MHRWISPIVQLSCLLHTTVHAQQHQFVAHGGSQIPFWAHTESVGEINLATYDFGGIGTYANLPYENCFVDNDSSEGFDIAILGAPFDTAVTGRPGARFGPNYIRAASKRRAYGYSIYTGVDPVHDWARVVDCFDAPLTWLDNRVALKTLDQAHKAISGRSTAHPEKSTIPRIVTLGGDHTTTLSALRSTYKRWGQVSVIHFDSHIDTWDPEVLGGGISDYARINHGTFLHIAHEENLILNSSIHAGIRAPLTRPKADMRNDRRCGFDTITAREFDTKGVQSIIDQIRQRVGETNVYISVDIDVLDPAFAPATGTPEPGGWSTRELMTILAGLEGLNIIGGDVVEVAPAYDNNGETTALAAVDVVQAILELMVAQPVKAPTKE, encoded by the exons ATGCATCGCTGGATTTCACCCATAGTGCAGCTCTCATGCCTGCTGCACACGACCGTCCACGCACAGCAACACCAATTCGTGGCTCACGGTGGCAGCCAGATTCCCTTCTGGGCTCACACCGAGAGTGTCGGTGAGATTAATCTGGCGACGTACGATTTCGGCGGCATTGGCACCTACGCAAACCTGCCGTATGAGAATTGCTTTGTCGACAATGACTCTTCGGAAGGCTTCGATATTGCCATACTTGGGGCTCCTTTTGACACG GCAGTAACGGGACGTCCCGGGGCGCGCTTTGGGCCAAATTATATCCGGGCCGCCAGTAAGCGCAGGGCATATGGCTACAGCATATATACCG GCGTCGACCCCGTCCACGATTGGGCACGAGTTGTCGATTGCTTTGATGCCCCGCTAACGTGGCTCGACAATCGTGTTGCGCTCAAGACGCTTGATCAGGCTCATAAGGCCATTTCTGGGAGGTCAACGGCTCACCCTGAGAAATCGACAATCCCGAGAATCGTGACACTGGGAGGCGACCATACGACAACTTTGTCAGCGCTGCGGTCTACGTACAAGCGATGGGGGCAGGTGTCTGTCATTCACTTTGACAGCCACATTG ATACGTGGGATCCCGAAGTTTTAG GCGGTGGTATTTCAGATTATGC GAGAATCAACCATGGAACTTTTCTGCATATTGCGCATGAAGAG AATCTCATTCTTAACTCATCCATCCACGCCGGCATTCGCGCGCCGTTGACGCGACCCAAGGCGGATATGCGAAATGACAGACGCTGCGGTTTCGACACCATCACTGCGCGTGAATTTGACACCAAGGGTGTTCAGTCCATCATTGACCAGATTCGACAGCGCGTCGGTGAGACCAACGTTTACATTAGTGTTGACATTGATGTTCTTGACCCTGCTTTTGCTCCTG CAACTGGCACTCCAGAACCAGGTGGTTGGAGCACCCGCGAGTTGATGACCATCTTGGCTGGGCTAGAGGGATTGAACATTATTGGAGGAGACGTAGTTGAAGTGGCACCGGCATATGACAATAATGGCGAGACGACTGCACTTGCGGCTGTGGATGTGGTTCAGGCAATTCTTGAACTCATGGTTGCACAGCCAGTCAAGGCGCCAACGAAAGAGTGA